From one Microthrixaceae bacterium genomic stretch:
- a CDS encoding MFS transporter, which produces MSGSSENGSTAPVETTTDPPQSESAGPARSTSASGRSAWLGSAGWYPLLILFGLNMTDELDRSAFSVLLPEIRDHFGLDNTGILWVVAMAGAVALMLTVPIAQLADRSNRVRIALGGAAVWAAFSLGTSFALSMWMLVIMRSGAAVGQAVVFPTHNSLLADYYPIASRPRVYSFHRAANSVGAIVGLLAGAGLAQAFGWRAPFMVFAIPTIVLAVAGLRLSDPGRGHFERAASDLGTDPSLEEPPPSYAEALRMVWTIRSLRRIFTALPFLAASIVGFASLAALQYAETFHLTEIRRAWANVPVQLVELAGVALGARLTTRAFRKGPAAIFNVLGVAAVAASLLAVGFAMAPNIVVAVAIHSLIAASLVIVGPGVMASLSLAIPPRARSVGFSIGALWVLPGLLVIPFVGWVGDHHGFRVGMLAMTPVFLVGGLLIASVRSVIEEDIAQVWTGAATRAQMLQDRAEGKLPLLRVRDLRVGYGDVQILFGVDLDVSEGEIIALLGTNGAGKSTLLRAISGVVPAHRGAVVFDGRDITHAPPEEIAPLGVAQVPGGQGVFPSLTVGENLRTAVWMLRGDSTTRSARVEEVLDLFPVLADRLEDPAADLSGGQQQMLALAMAFLNRPRLVMIDELSLGLAPAVVEQLLDVVRALRDGGTTVILVEQSVNVALTVADTAYFMEKGEIRFHGPTAELLERPDVLRSVFLSGAGERLAAQPQAGQVSPASKVTGTGIFSRGGFVEAIPQGLHVDGVSVSFGGIRAVNEVSFEVAPGEVLGLIGPNGAGKTTVFDLISGFLRADTGRVVLGGVDISGMAPHGRASVGLGRSFQDSRLFPALTVEDTLMVALERWLDVKDPLNAALRMPAHVDSEHAARHRVDELIELLGLESFRSKRIGELSTGSRRVVDLGCVLAHGPSVVLLDEPSSGIAQREAEALGPLLLRIRDALGAALVVIEHDMTLISTVSDRLVALDQGEVLTEGPPAEVLSHPAVVTSYLGGDSAVIGRSNVTQPEPA; this is translated from the coding sequence TTGAGCGGATCATCCGAGAACGGATCGACGGCACCGGTGGAGACGACCACCGACCCACCTCAGTCCGAATCAGCGGGCCCGGCCCGATCGACAAGCGCGTCTGGCCGATCGGCTTGGCTCGGGTCCGCTGGTTGGTATCCGCTGTTGATCCTGTTCGGTCTCAACATGACCGACGAGCTGGATCGGTCCGCGTTCTCCGTTCTCCTTCCCGAGATCAGAGACCACTTCGGTCTGGACAACACCGGGATCTTGTGGGTGGTGGCCATGGCCGGTGCGGTGGCGTTGATGCTCACCGTGCCCATCGCCCAGCTCGCCGACCGGTCCAACCGGGTGCGAATCGCCTTGGGCGGGGCCGCGGTGTGGGCCGCCTTCTCGTTGGGAACCAGCTTTGCGCTTTCCATGTGGATGCTGGTGATCATGCGTTCGGGGGCGGCGGTCGGTCAGGCGGTGGTGTTCCCGACCCACAACAGCTTGTTGGCCGACTACTACCCGATCGCCAGCCGGCCCCGCGTGTATTCGTTCCACCGGGCTGCCAACAGCGTCGGTGCCATCGTGGGCCTGCTGGCCGGGGCCGGGCTCGCTCAGGCGTTCGGTTGGCGGGCGCCGTTCATGGTGTTCGCGATACCCACCATCGTGTTGGCGGTGGCCGGACTTCGTCTGAGCGATCCTGGGCGCGGCCACTTCGAGCGGGCGGCTTCGGATCTGGGTACCGATCCCTCGTTGGAAGAACCGCCGCCGTCCTATGCCGAAGCACTGCGCATGGTGTGGACGATCCGATCCCTGAGGCGGATATTCACCGCTCTGCCCTTCCTGGCCGCGTCGATCGTGGGCTTCGCTTCCTTGGCCGCCCTCCAGTACGCCGAAACCTTCCACCTCACCGAGATCCGCCGGGCCTGGGCCAACGTTCCCGTCCAGTTGGTCGAGCTGGCCGGAGTTGCCCTCGGCGCCCGGCTCACCACCCGGGCGTTCCGCAAAGGTCCAGCCGCCATCTTCAACGTGTTGGGCGTGGCGGCGGTGGCGGCCTCGCTGTTGGCCGTGGGCTTCGCCATGGCCCCGAACATCGTGGTTGCGGTCGCGATCCACTCCCTTATCGCCGCATCACTTGTCATAGTCGGCCCCGGGGTGATGGCCTCGCTCTCCTTGGCGATCCCGCCCCGGGCCCGGTCGGTCGGGTTCTCCATCGGGGCGTTGTGGGTGCTGCCTGGTCTGTTGGTCATCCCGTTCGTGGGCTGGGTGGGAGATCACCACGGCTTCCGGGTGGGGATGTTGGCCATGACCCCGGTGTTCCTGGTCGGTGGCCTGTTGATCGCGTCGGTCCGTTCTGTCATCGAGGAAGACATCGCCCAGGTTTGGACCGGTGCCGCCACCCGGGCCCAGATGCTCCAGGACCGGGCCGAGGGGAAGCTGCCGCTCCTGCGGGTCCGCGACCTACGGGTCGGCTACGGCGACGTCCAGATCTTGTTCGGTGTGGATCTAGACGTGTCAGAGGGTGAGATCATCGCCCTCCTCGGGACCAACGGAGCCGGAAAGTCCACATTGCTCAGGGCTATCTCGGGGGTCGTTCCGGCCCACCGGGGAGCCGTCGTCTTCGACGGTCGGGACATCACCCACGCTCCGCCAGAGGAGATCGCGCCACTGGGCGTGGCCCAGGTGCCCGGTGGCCAAGGCGTGTTTCCGTCGTTGACGGTGGGCGAGAACCTTCGTACCGCGGTCTGGATGTTGCGGGGTGATTCGACCACGAGGTCGGCTCGGGTGGAAGAGGTCCTCGACCTGTTCCCAGTGCTGGCCGATCGGCTGGAGGACCCGGCTGCGGATCTCTCTGGTGGGCAACAGCAGATGCTGGCCCTGGCCATGGCGTTCTTGAACCGACCTCGCCTGGTGATGATCGACGAGCTTTCGCTGGGCTTGGCTCCAGCCGTGGTCGAGCAGCTCCTAGATGTTGTACGGGCACTGAGGGACGGCGGTACCACCGTGATCCTGGTGGAGCAGTCGGTGAACGTGGCCCTCACCGTGGCCGATACCGCGTACTTCATGGAGAAGGGTGAGATCCGGTTCCACGGCCCCACTGCCGAACTATTGGAACGACCCGACGTCCTCCGGTCGGTGTTCCTCAGTGGAGCGGGCGAGCGTCTCGCCGCCCAACCGCAAGCCGGCCAGGTCAGCCCGGCGAGCAAGGTGACCGGCACAGGGATCTTCTCTCGGGGAGGCTTCGTCGAAGCCATCCCCCAAGGTCTCCACGTGGACGGTGTGTCGGTCAGCTTCGGTGGGATCAGGGCCGTCAACGAGGTTTCGTTCGAGGTGGCACCTGGAGAGGTGCTCGGACTCATCGGCCCCAATGGCGCCGGCAAGACCACTGTCTTCGACCTGATCTCGGGCTTCCTGCGCGCCGACACCGGCCGGGTCGTCCTCGGCGGCGTGGATATATCCGGCATGGCCCCGCACGGTCGAGCCTCCGTCGGTCTGGGCCGCAGCTTCCAGGATTCACGACTGTTTCCGGCCCTGACCGTAGAAGACACATTGATGGTGGCGTTGGAGCGGTGGCTCGATGTGAAGGACCCGCTCAACGCGGCCCTGCGCATGCCCGCTCACGTGGACAGCGAACATGCGGCCCGACACCGCGTCGATGAGCTGATCGAGCTCTTGGGTTTGGAGTCGTTTCGTTCCAAACGGATCGGTGAGCTGAGCACCGGGTCCCGGCGAGTGGTCGACCTCGGGTGCGTGCTGGCTCACGGGCCGTCGGTGGTGCTACTCGACGAACCGTCATCGGGCATCGCTCAGCGAGAAGCCGAAGCCCTGGGTCCGCTCTTGTTGCGCATCCGTGATGCGCTCGGAGCGGCTCTGGTCGTGATCGAGCACGACATGACCCTCATCTCCACCGTCTCGGACCGCCTGGTCGCTCTCGACCAGGGTGAGGTCCTCACCGAAGGACCGCCCGCCGAGGTCCTGTCCCACCCTGCAGTCGTCACCTCATACCTCGGGGGAGATTCCGCCGTGATCGGCCGTTCGAACGTGACTCAACCGGAGCCCGCATGA
- a CDS encoding ABC transporter substrate-binding protein, giving the protein MTPPTATPVPRASALARFGPLTAVLAAIALVAVLASTGDNDTVASGPQTTQVTVEKSQLPISYAEATEAGTVDDYDWGSKCDPKTGRVTVPSTYSPPCLVARPGAPGLNTAQGVTPEKVIVVAYGAPDDDLSAALQANADTAEAALDTRRKLIAMFEDRYEMWGRTVEVVYMKGTGSSETAARADAVRVAEEIGAFASLGGPGQQGAYAEELASRGVLCLGCGLSVPNSTFLDNAPYMWGNLQTPEQYLITLGDYLIDRLMGHKAEFAGDAKTRARTRVFGHVNFDQDPPVFQGVSEEADKRGTARGYKPAARLKYQLVIPELAEQARVIIGTLKEKGVTTVVFLGDPVMPIYLTKAATDQDYHPEWIITGTVLTDTTALGRNYDQTQWAHAFGISSLPMRQPPENSEVRSLYRWYYGEEPVAIRTAQIVFEPIRLLMIGLHMAGPNLTPKTFEAGMFAYPVTGGTAFSPQMSFGNRGIHADTDYLAVDDMVEIWWDAEAEGIDEQGTQGKGMMRYADNGRRYLPGEMPSEPPHAFREENAPAIVTEVPPDLRPPSYPSPADGG; this is encoded by the coding sequence ATGACCCCGCCCACCGCAACCCCCGTGCCCCGGGCCTCGGCCCTGGCCCGATTCGGACCGCTCACCGCTGTGCTGGCCGCCATCGCTCTGGTGGCGGTGCTGGCTTCTACCGGTGACAACGACACGGTGGCATCTGGACCACAGACCACCCAGGTGACGGTGGAGAAGTCCCAGCTTCCGATCTCCTATGCCGAGGCCACCGAGGCCGGGACTGTCGACGACTACGACTGGGGATCGAAGTGCGACCCCAAGACCGGTCGGGTGACGGTGCCGTCCACCTATTCGCCCCCGTGCCTGGTAGCCCGGCCCGGCGCCCCCGGGCTCAACACCGCCCAGGGGGTCACTCCCGAGAAGGTGATTGTGGTGGCGTACGGCGCCCCCGACGACGACCTGTCCGCCGCCCTCCAGGCCAACGCCGACACCGCCGAAGCCGCCCTCGACACCAGGCGCAAGCTGATCGCCATGTTCGAGGACCGCTACGAGATGTGGGGCCGAACGGTAGAGGTCGTCTATATGAAGGGCACCGGTTCCAGTGAAACCGCGGCCCGAGCCGACGCTGTACGGGTTGCCGAGGAGATCGGAGCCTTCGCCTCGCTGGGTGGTCCCGGCCAGCAGGGCGCCTACGCCGAGGAGTTGGCCAGTCGAGGTGTGCTGTGTCTCGGTTGTGGGCTGTCGGTACCCAACTCCACATTCCTGGACAACGCCCCATACATGTGGGGCAACCTCCAGACCCCCGAGCAGTACCTCATCACCCTGGGTGACTACTTGATCGACCGGCTGATGGGTCACAAGGCCGAGTTCGCCGGCGACGCCAAGACCCGAGCACGCACGCGTGTGTTCGGACACGTCAACTTCGACCAGGACCCACCGGTGTTCCAGGGGGTCAGCGAAGAGGCCGACAAGCGAGGCACCGCCCGCGGCTACAAACCGGCGGCCCGCCTGAAGTATCAGCTCGTGATCCCCGAGTTGGCCGAGCAGGCCCGCGTGATCATCGGCACGTTGAAGGAGAAGGGTGTCACCACCGTGGTGTTCCTCGGGGATCCGGTGATGCCGATCTACCTGACCAAGGCCGCCACCGATCAGGACTACCACCCGGAGTGGATCATCACCGGAACGGTGTTGACCGACACCACGGCCCTGGGCCGCAACTACGACCAGACCCAGTGGGCCCATGCCTTCGGGATATCGAGCCTGCCGATGCGTCAACCCCCCGAGAACAGCGAGGTCCGCTCCCTGTATCGCTGGTACTACGGCGAGGAACCGGTGGCCATCAGGACGGCCCAGATCGTGTTCGAACCGATTCGGCTGCTCATGATCGGCCTGCACATGGCCGGGCCCAACCTCACACCCAAGACGTTCGAGGCGGGGATGTTCGCCTATCCAGTCACCGGAGGAACCGCGTTCAGCCCTCAGATGTCCTTCGGGAACCGGGGAATCCATGCCGACACCGACTATCTAGCGGTGGACGACATGGTGGAGATCTGGTGGGACGCTGAGGCCGAGGGAATCGACGAGCAGGGCACCCAGGGCAAGGGGATGATGCGCTACGCCGACAACGGTCGCCGCTATCTTCCCGGCGAGATGCCCTCCGAGCCTCCGCACGCCTTCCGTGAGGAGAACGCTCCAGCGATCGTCACCGAGGTGCCTCCAGACCTGCGGCCCCCGAGCTACCCCTCTCCCGCCGACGGCGGTTGA
- a CDS encoding SUF system NifU family Fe-S cluster assembly protein: MSGLEDLYREIILDHYRNPRNRGELEVPPAHRAEGFNPLCGDEIVVFLEMAPDGTVGEVRIGGTGCSISQSSASMMSTAIKGKTADEVRTLIRAFKAMMSIHESTLESDGSGDADDEPVSESEAAELSQVDLGDLEALQGVVKFPVRIKCATLAWNTLAEGLSEAEDDTDAG, translated from the coding sequence ATGTCTGGACTCGAGGATCTCTACCGGGAGATCATCCTCGATCACTACCGAAACCCCCGCAACCGGGGCGAGCTGGAAGTTCCACCTGCCCACCGGGCCGAGGGGTTCAATCCGCTGTGTGGCGACGAGATCGTGGTCTTCTTGGAGATGGCCCCCGATGGCACCGTCGGTGAGGTTCGGATCGGTGGCACCGGCTGCTCGATCAGCCAGTCCTCGGCTTCGATGATGTCCACCGCCATCAAGGGCAAGACCGCAGATGAGGTCCGGACCTTGATCCGTGCGTTCAAGGCCATGATGTCGATCCACGAATCGACGCTGGAAAGTGACGGCAGCGGAGACGCCGACGACGAGCCCGTCAGCGAATCCGAGGCGGCCGAACTGTCGCAGGTGGATCTCGGCGATCTCGAAGCGCTCCAGGGAGTTGTCAAGTTCCCGGTACGTATCAAGTGCGCCACTTTGGCATGGAACACCCTGGCCGAAGGCCTGTCCGAGGCCGAGGACGACACAGACGCCGGTTGA
- the sufS gene encoding SufS family cysteine desulfurase: protein MTGFDAHKIRVDFPILERTSHGRRIVFLDSAASSQKPTVVLEAMDRYYETINANVHRGVYEIAEAATNAMEAARRRVGRFIGAPRPATEIIFTKNATESLNLVARAWGGANLGPGDAVLLTQLEHHANIVPWFQLQAEKGFEIRWIPLNHDATLDLTDLVRLLDGVKVVGLTAMSNVTGTLTPVAEITAAAHQAGALVVLDACQYVPHLATDVAALGVDFAAFSGHKMLGPTGIGVLWGREELLDTMPPFLGGGGMILDVRLDGFKAADLPAKFEAGTPPIAEAVGLHAAIDYLDDLGMDEVRQHEIELTTYAMDSLTDRFGPELTIHGPADPHARGGVLSLAIGDVHPHDLSQFMDQHAVCVRPGHHCAKPLMRVLGVGATARASFYVYNDTDDVDALAEALAEAASFFST, encoded by the coding sequence ATGACCGGGTTCGATGCCCACAAGATCCGGGTCGACTTCCCCATCCTGGAGCGCACCAGCCACGGACGCCGGATCGTGTTCCTCGACTCCGCCGCCTCGTCGCAGAAGCCCACCGTCGTCCTCGAGGCGATGGACCGCTACTACGAGACGATCAACGCCAACGTCCACCGCGGCGTTTACGAGATCGCCGAGGCGGCCACCAACGCCATGGAGGCAGCCCGTCGTCGCGTCGGACGCTTCATCGGAGCACCACGACCCGCCACTGAGATCATCTTCACCAAGAACGCCACCGAGTCACTGAACCTGGTGGCCAGGGCTTGGGGCGGAGCCAACCTCGGGCCCGGCGACGCCGTGCTCCTCACCCAACTCGAGCACCACGCCAACATCGTTCCGTGGTTCCAGCTCCAAGCCGAGAAGGGCTTCGAGATCCGCTGGATCCCCCTGAACCACGATGCCACCCTCGACCTGACCGACCTCGTCAGACTTCTCGACGGCGTAAAGGTGGTTGGTCTGACCGCCATGTCCAACGTGACCGGCACGCTCACCCCCGTCGCCGAGATCACCGCCGCTGCCCATCAGGCCGGAGCTCTCGTCGTGCTCGATGCCTGCCAGTACGTGCCTCACCTCGCCACCGATGTCGCCGCGCTCGGTGTCGACTTCGCGGCGTTCTCCGGGCACAAGATGCTCGGCCCCACCGGCATCGGTGTGCTGTGGGGCAGAGAAGAGCTTCTCGATACCATGCCCCCGTTCCTGGGAGGCGGCGGAATGATCCTCGACGTTCGACTCGATGGGTTCAAGGCCGCCGACCTGCCCGCCAAGTTCGAGGCAGGTACCCCGCCGATCGCCGAGGCCGTCGGCCTCCACGCCGCCATCGACTACCTCGACGATCTCGGCATGGACGAAGTGCGCCAACACGAGATCGAGCTCACCACTTACGCCATGGACTCCTTGACCGACCGATTCGGACCCGAGCTCACGATCCACGGCCCGGCGGACCCCCATGCCCGGGGCGGCGTACTCTCCTTGGCCATCGGCGACGTCCACCCCCACGATCTTTCACAGTTCATGGACCAGCACGCCGTGTGCGTACGACCCGGCCACCACTGCGCCAAGCCCCTCATGCGGGTCCTCGGGGTGGGAGCCACCGCTCGAGCTTCCTTCTACGTCTACAACGACACCGACGATGTCGACGCGCTGGCCGAGGCGCTAGCCGAGGCAGCAAGCTTCTTCTCAACCTGA
- the msrA gene encoding peptide-methionine (S)-S-oxide reductase MsrA: MFGHKDATVPAPDAALPGRATPAFEISGIHAVNGHPIVGPFPAGYEVAQFAMGCFWGAERLFWTVPGVWSTAVGYAGGHTPNPTYEETCSGLTGHAEVVMVVFDPSMVSYRALLQRFFDEHDPTQGMRQGNDVGTQYRSAIYYTSEAQRVEAEAAVADFDRALAAAGRGPVTTEVAPAGAFYPAEEYHQQYLHKVPNGYCGLKGTGVTCTLAGPDAVGSRADGVPEVDPGLKPLALDDEAWRRRLTPEQFAVLRQAGTERPFTGAYTDTEDPGIYRCMACGNPLHTSESKFHSGCGWPSFTETISPEAVELIEDRSHGMVRTEVRCARCGSHLGHVFPDGPRDRGGLRYCINSVAIDLDET, encoded by the coding sequence ATGTTCGGACACAAAGACGCCACCGTTCCGGCCCCCGACGCGGCGCTTCCGGGTCGGGCCACGCCAGCGTTCGAGATCTCGGGCATCCACGCCGTCAACGGCCACCCGATCGTGGGCCCGTTCCCAGCTGGTTACGAAGTGGCCCAGTTCGCCATGGGGTGCTTCTGGGGGGCCGAGCGCCTGTTCTGGACGGTGCCCGGCGTCTGGTCCACCGCGGTGGGCTACGCCGGCGGCCACACCCCGAACCCCACCTACGAGGAGACCTGTAGCGGTCTGACCGGTCACGCCGAGGTGGTCATGGTGGTGTTCGATCCCTCGATGGTGTCCTACCGGGCGCTCCTACAACGCTTCTTCGACGAGCACGACCCGACCCAGGGGATGCGCCAGGGCAACGACGTGGGCACCCAGTACCGGTCCGCCATCTACTACACCTCCGAGGCTCAAAGAGTCGAGGCCGAAGCCGCGGTCGCAGACTTCGACCGGGCGCTGGCCGCGGCCGGGCGGGGCCCGGTCACCACCGAGGTGGCCCCAGCCGGAGCCTTCTATCCGGCTGAGGAGTACCACCAGCAGTACCTTCACAAGGTCCCCAACGGCTACTGCGGCCTCAAGGGCACGGGGGTGACCTGCACGCTGGCCGGGCCCGATGCAGTCGGATCTCGAGCCGATGGCGTGCCCGAGGTAGATCCGGGGCTCAAACCCCTGGCTCTCGATGACGAAGCCTGGCGTCGACGTCTCACCCCAGAGCAGTTCGCCGTTCTGCGTCAGGCCGGTACCGAACGGCCGTTCACCGGTGCCTACACCGATACCGAGGACCCCGGGATCTACCGGTGCATGGCGTGCGGCAACCCGCTCCACACCAGTGAGTCCAAGTTCCACTCCGGTTGTGGCTGGCCCAGCTTCACCGAGACGATCAGCCCCGAGGCGGTGGAGTTGATCGAAGACCGTTCGCACGGCATGGTCCGCACCGAGGTCCGATGCGCCCGTTGCGGATCACACCTGGGTCATGTGTTCCCCGACGGTCCGCGGGACCGGGGGGGCTTGCGCTACTGCATCAACAGCGTGGCGATAGACCTCGACGAGACGTGA
- a CDS encoding acyltransferase, with the protein MGHQPALDGIRGLAVLAVLVLHAGAPSWLPGGFLGVSLFFTLSGHLIASLVLAEVEHRGGLGLSGFWARRVRRLVPALIITVIGVATLSRLMELPASTRSELLGGLGYVANWVQISGGESYAALFESPSAATHLWSLAIEEQFYLVFPFAAWLVARRSRFGLRSGLVVGGLVVAVVGSLAAAAIEDQVFTYYSTLTRVPEIAVGVAVAGIWPMGRARTWWDERFGGDRTHSPVAKRHPPWLPVIVANVVGIAALVTTLVAWRTTDLSTGWVYGGGLVVLAIVSVALVVAAGAPGLLSRGLSVAPLRGLGAISYGLYLYHWPVVVVASPPRVDLRPVPLFVLRAGLSVGLAMLSFRFVEQPIRHARWERGASPAKVITVGLVSLALTGLVVIGVVDGAGTPEPVVRPAPAVVRPGTPDAGDLANGDEVSPSDVPTVVLLGDSLPNWLIRDGGWALDPAEVSLIDGTNEGCDGAEGAPVGRAGTGVVVTLPDSCTGWRSMYPQVLDGRPVDVAVLAIGAGAVLDRQLDGEFVGPCQAEAQDWYGTDVVQRLEFLSARSDRVVLLLPVWGEEGSGWVYPSDHLARMDCVRATMLRSARSVPGVDVLDLAEEICPDGPGMCQPVRKNDGVHIDSDSAAEVLGWIIDLAVG; encoded by the coding sequence GTGGGCCATCAGCCCGCACTCGACGGGATTCGCGGGCTGGCCGTGCTGGCGGTGCTGGTCCTGCATGCCGGCGCACCGTCCTGGCTCCCGGGTGGATTTCTCGGGGTGTCGCTGTTCTTCACCCTGTCGGGCCATCTGATCGCGTCGCTCGTCTTGGCCGAGGTGGAGCATCGGGGAGGCTTGGGACTGTCGGGTTTTTGGGCTCGTCGGGTTCGCCGACTCGTGCCGGCCCTGATCATCACCGTCATTGGCGTGGCCACCCTGAGCCGTCTCATGGAGTTGCCTGCATCCACCCGATCCGAACTACTGGGCGGTCTCGGATACGTGGCCAACTGGGTGCAGATCTCCGGTGGCGAGAGCTACGCCGCCCTTTTCGAGTCACCGTCTGCAGCCACCCACCTGTGGTCGTTGGCCATCGAGGAACAGTTCTACCTGGTGTTCCCGTTCGCGGCCTGGCTGGTGGCGCGCAGGAGTCGGTTCGGGCTGCGTTCGGGACTGGTGGTGGGCGGTTTGGTCGTCGCGGTGGTTGGGTCTCTTGCCGCCGCGGCGATCGAGGACCAGGTCTTCACCTACTACTCAACGCTGACCCGCGTCCCCGAGATCGCGGTGGGGGTGGCGGTTGCGGGGATCTGGCCGATGGGTCGGGCCCGGACCTGGTGGGACGAGAGGTTCGGTGGCGACCGAACCCATTCGCCAGTTGCCAAACGACACCCACCATGGCTTCCCGTCATCGTCGCGAACGTGGTCGGCATCGCGGCACTGGTGACGACGTTGGTGGCGTGGCGGACGACCGATCTCTCCACGGGCTGGGTGTACGGCGGAGGTCTGGTCGTCTTGGCCATCGTCTCGGTCGCCTTGGTGGTGGCTGCTGGTGCGCCCGGCTTGTTGTCCCGGGGTCTGTCGGTGGCGCCGCTGCGTGGCCTGGGAGCGATCAGCTACGGGCTGTACCTGTACCACTGGCCGGTGGTCGTGGTGGCGAGCCCACCCCGTGTAGATCTGAGGCCGGTGCCGTTGTTCGTGCTCCGGGCCGGCCTGTCGGTGGGGTTGGCGATGCTCTCGTTTCGTTTCGTGGAACAACCGATTCGCCATGCTCGGTGGGAACGGGGGGCCTCACCGGCCAAGGTGATCACGGTTGGGCTGGTCTCGTTGGCGCTGACGGGACTGGTTGTGATCGGTGTTGTCGACGGTGCCGGCACGCCGGAACCGGTCGTGCGGCCGGCCCCGGCGGTGGTCAGGCCTGGAACCCCGGATGCTGGTGATCTGGCCAACGGCGATGAGGTCTCACCGTCGGATGTACCAACGGTGGTGCTGCTCGGCGATTCGCTACCCAACTGGTTGATACGTGATGGTGGCTGGGCGCTCGACCCGGCCGAGGTGTCGTTGATCGATGGGACGAACGAGGGCTGTGACGGAGCCGAGGGTGCACCGGTGGGGCGGGCTGGCACCGGCGTGGTGGTGACCCTTCCCGACTCGTGCACTGGGTGGAGGTCCATGTACCCCCAGGTACTGGATGGTCGACCGGTGGACGTGGCGGTGCTGGCGATCGGCGCCGGTGCAGTTCTGGACCGTCAACTCGACGGTGAGTTCGTGGGGCCGTGTCAGGCCGAGGCCCAGGACTGGTATGGCACCGATGTGGTGCAACGTCTCGAGTTCCTGTCAGCGCGATCAGACCGGGTGGTGCTCTTGTTGCCGGTCTGGGGTGAGGAAGGCTCGGGGTGGGTCTACCCATCGGACCACCTGGCTCGCATGGACTGCGTACGGGCCACCATGTTGCGATCGGCGCGCTCGGTGCCGGGGGTGGATGTTCTCGACCTGGCCGAAGAGATATGCCCCGACGGCCCCGGAATGTGCCAGCCGGTTCGGAAAAACGACGGCGTTCACATCGATTCGGATTCTGCCGCCGAGGTCCTTGGATGGATCATCGACTTGGCCGTAGGTTGA
- a CDS encoding MBL fold metallo-hydrolase: MTTMGTLIWSDSTADVHKVVVGPMDNNVYVLRCRATGDAVLLDAANEHERLLELCRTLGVRKVLETHGHWDHIQAVPELRDAGYSVHVTAQDAAMLPSYDEVLTHDEVIEVGHLRLHTIHTPGHTPGSMCFKLDGAPILFSGDTLFPGGPGNTTFEGGDFPTIISSIEDRLFSPLAADTIVLPGHGDQTTIGAESPNLQEWVDRGW; the protein is encoded by the coding sequence ATGACGACCATGGGCACACTGATCTGGAGCGACTCCACCGCCGACGTACACAAGGTCGTGGTCGGGCCGATGGACAACAACGTGTACGTGTTGAGGTGCCGTGCCACCGGCGATGCCGTCTTGCTCGACGCCGCCAACGAACACGAACGGCTGCTCGAACTGTGCCGAACCCTCGGCGTTCGGAAGGTGTTGGAAACCCACGGACACTGGGACCACATCCAGGCCGTCCCCGAACTGCGAGACGCCGGCTATTCGGTCCACGTGACGGCACAAGACGCCGCAATGTTGCCGAGCTACGACGAAGTGCTGACCCACGACGAGGTGATCGAGGTCGGGCATCTCCGGCTCCACACCATCCACACTCCAGGCCACACCCCCGGGTCCATGTGCTTCAAGCTCGACGGCGCTCCGATCCTGTTCAGCGGCGACACCCTCTTCCCCGGCGGCCCCGGGAACACGACCTTCGAGGGTGGTGACTTCCCCACCATCATCAGCTCGATCGAGGACCGGCTCTTCTCTCCCCTCGCCGCCGACACGATCGTGCTGCCCGGCCATGGAGACCAGACCACGATCGGGGCCGAGTCACCCAACCTCCAGGAATGGGTGGACCGGGGCTGGTAG
- a CDS encoding type II toxin-antitoxin system VapC family toxin yields the protein MTLALDTSALLGRYLSGPHRSVVIEAMTSDGDWCASALARAEALGLVDRVCDVATDSDRVRRALRDDWERIHSVPVDQRCLDRAAELCREQPLRTVDALHLAAADRLPRPVTFVTFDPRQIPVAIALGFDVAST from the coding sequence ATGACCCTGGCACTCGACACCTCAGCACTCTTGGGCCGGTACCTGTCCGGACCCCACCGAAGCGTGGTCATCGAGGCCATGACCTCCGACGGAGACTGGTGCGCGTCAGCCCTGGCCCGGGCCGAAGCGCTTGGCCTGGTCGATCGGGTGTGCGACGTGGCCACCGACAGCGACCGGGTGCGCCGAGCCCTGCGCGACGACTGGGAACGGATCCACTCGGTTCCAGTCGATCAACGGTGCCTCGATCGCGCCGCCGAGCTGTGCCGCGAGCAGCCGCTGCGGACCGTCGACGCCCTCCACCTGGCAGCGGCCGACCGGCTGCCGCGCCCTGTCACATTCGTGACCTTCGATCCCCGCCAGATTCCTGTTGCCATTGCCCTCGGGTTCGACGTTGCCTCCACCTGA